GTAATGAGAGGTGTATCCTTCATTGGCGGGGTTGTGGTTTGCATATTCCACTTCGTCAGGCGAGCGAGAAGGGTGTTTGTGTGGCGGCAACTCCAAGGACCTGCGGAGGAAATTAAGGAAAGAAGTCTTCCCCGAATTTCGCGCACCGATAACGAGGATGCTGTTGGATGTGTTAGCATCGTTTCTCAACTCTTGCGGTGCAGGCTATACTCACTTATACGGGGTGGGGTCCTTGCGGCGGCGTAGTCTGCGCGGGTTGTTGACAGTGCTCACATAGCTACTCGCATAGCTGTAGCGGCCGCGATGGGTCATACTCTCGGTTCGGGCATAGGGGTCGGTGTAGTCGGGGGGCACAGGAGTGCTCATGGCGCTACGTGACTGGCGAGGTTGGCTTGGTGAGAGAGGGGAGGCAAGATCAGCAATACCGTCGCGATTTTCATCACCCCCGAAAGTCTCAATGACCGGTTGGGGCGAAAGATCCGGTAGGCGCGGAGGTTGTTTCGGGCCTGCTTCACGTTGGCGCCGCAGTTCCTCTTCTATCTGGGCTTttgacatcttcttcctAGACTTCTTCTCGCTGATTGGCTCAGTCGACTTGGAACGGCGGAGGAAACCCAAGGACGAAGATGTTTTGCGATCTTTTACCTGGGCCTGACCATTTTCCGTAGGGATAGGAGGAGCTTCAACAGGAGGTTGGCCCCGGGCCGGAGTCCGGGGTCTTGTTGCAGTAGCCGCCATGGGCACGAATGGGTTGTCTGTAACACGAGGGTGGGGTCTCTGTGAATGAGTGTTGTCTCAGATATAGATTCTTCGCAAATGAGAGGTGTATTTAGTGGCAACCATTCACTGGTCAGTCACTTCAGGTTAACAACTCACCGGCTTTGAGTTTCTTTTGTATTCAAGTTGGGAGTTCACAATCAGTTGCGACTCCGACTCAGATTTCAGATTGTGGTGGTTTTTATAGTAAAACCTGCGGTTGAAGCGGGTGCTTTTGACTTGGTCGCAAACAATTGCCGATACAGAAACCACAGGACTGACGGAAAATATACCTCGAGAATCAATCCCGGGGCGAGGCCTATCTCAATCGACAATCCACGAGTCCAGCAAGCGACTGCCGAATTGAACCTGTGCCTCTGGAAGGATGACAAGCGCAAGAAAAGATTGAACGGATGGGACAGTAAATCCTGGTGACGGGGCTTGcggtctttttttttttttttttgcccctATTCCTGGAGGGGGAAGTTCAGGGACAGAGAAGCGAAATTGCCTGCTCACAGCGTCCGGCTGATGCGGCGCGTATAAGTGAGAGAGAATCAACACAggaatgaaaagaaaaggaatggatggggagagaggggaaggaaagaaagggaagagaaaTGAAACGAAAGGATGGCCTGACGGGTGCTGAAGGCAGAATGAAGATCGGCCAGTGAGAACGGAGAAGTCGATGTTTTCTTCGACCTCGAACTCTTGTACGGATACAGCGCAGGCACGAGCAGCAACGGCCCAACGTTGCGGCGCAGGAGATCGCGCAGGCCTGACTGTGATTTTATTTCTCGCGGATGCGGCAGCGTGGCTTACACGAGGCCTACAT
The nucleotide sequence above comes from Aspergillus puulaauensis MK2 DNA, chromosome 3, nearly complete sequence. Encoded proteins:
- a CDS encoding uncharacterized protein (TransMembrane:1 (o88-107i)), whose amino-acid sequence is MTQETKCRPRVSHAAASARNKITVRPARSPAPQRWAVAARACAVSVQEFEVEENIDFSVLTGRSSFCLQHPSGHPFVSFLFPFFPSPLSPSIPFLFIPVLILSHLYAPHQPDAVSRQFRFSVPELPPPGIGAKKKKKRPQAPSPGFTVPSVQSFLALVILPEAQVQFGSRLLDSWIVD